The proteins below are encoded in one region of Tomitella fengzijianii:
- the yidD gene encoding membrane protein insertion efficiency factor YidD, translated as MKADPPSADAREQSEPAVGDVSHGADGERGWRRLAASPANAAVFAVELYRTYVSPTRAPTCRFIPTCSEYAVTALREWGLLRGTALACWRLLKCGPWYPGGWDPVPQRHGRRIRAREAGDADGSPSCAEPETRATAAGGVRHD; from the coding sequence ATGAAGGCGGACCCCCCGTCGGCGGATGCCCGGGAGCAGTCCGAGCCGGCCGTCGGCGATGTATCGCACGGGGCGGATGGAGAGCGCGGGTGGCGGCGCTTGGCGGCGTCACCGGCGAACGCCGCGGTGTTCGCCGTGGAGCTCTATCGCACGTACGTCTCGCCCACCCGGGCGCCCACGTGCCGCTTCATCCCCACCTGCAGTGAGTACGCCGTGACCGCCCTGCGAGAATGGGGCCTGTTGCGCGGTACCGCGCTCGCCTGCTGGCGGCTGCTCAAGTGCGGGCCGTGGTATCCGGGCGGTTGGGATCCGGTTCCACAGCGTCACGGGCGTCGTATCCGGGCTCGTGAGGCCGGCGATGCGGATGGTTCTCCGTCCTGTGCGGAACCGGAGACCCGGGCGACGGCGGCGGGCGGTGTCCGCCATGATTGA
- the rnpA gene encoding ribonuclease P protein component codes for MLQDRYRLRHRGDFTAVMRGGRRCGRRDIVVHAATAYQPVFMHGPRFGLIVSTAVGNSVVRHRVSRRLRHVAAGYVDQLEPGVSVVLRALPGAAYATSAQLDRQVGGGLSKLGLLTHREASR; via the coding sequence GTGCTGCAGGATCGGTACCGTCTGCGGCACCGCGGAGACTTCACCGCGGTGATGCGCGGAGGCCGCCGGTGCGGTCGGCGTGACATCGTCGTGCACGCGGCGACCGCGTATCAGCCGGTCTTCATGCACGGTCCGCGCTTCGGCCTGATCGTGAGCACAGCCGTCGGGAATTCGGTGGTCCGCCACCGGGTCTCCCGGCGGCTTCGTCATGTCGCCGCCGGGTATGTCGATCAATTGGAGCCCGGTGTCTCGGTAGTGCTTCGGGCGTTACCGGGTGCCGCGTATGCAACCTCCGCACAGCTCGACCGGCAAGTGGGCGGCGGTTTGTCCAAGCTGGGGTTGCTCACCCATCGGGAGGCGTCCCGATGA